From the genome of Treponema peruense:
AAGCAATTGATGAACTTGGTTCGCCCGAAAAGTTGGCGGAATCGATTAAAGAAAAGTTTGCGTGCGTTCCCGAAAAAAAAGAGAATGCAAAGAAAAGCGAAGGAAAATCAGACGAAGGTTTTTTTGGTTCTGGCGCGGAACATGGCTCTGGGGAATGTGAGCGCGTATTCTATTCGTTTGAGACAGCTTCAGTAAAATCAGTAACGGCATCACTTAGTGCAGCAGACATACGCTTTATTGGCGGAACAAAATTCAGCCTTGAAGCACGCGGCGTTGATTCTTCGGCAGTGGACTGTTCTCTTGGCGGTGACGGAAATTTAAGAATTGAATGTAAGCCAAGCATAAGCGGACGTTTCTGGAATCACAGCAGAAGTGTTGCAACAAAACCGCGTGTACTGATTACAATTCCGTATGGGGCAGTGCTGGACTCATTCAAGCTTAGGCTTGGTGCTGCAAATCTTATTGGACGCGATGTTGAATTCAGTTGCGGTATGTTTTATATAGATGTTGGTTGTGCAAACGCAGCGTTGGGTTCAATAGAAGCAAAGCGTGCAGACATCCGCTGTGGAATGGGTAATGCCGAAATTTCAGGTAGGCTCGGTGAACTCTGCAATATTGACTGCGGAATGGGAAATGTTAAACTTGTACTTAAAGGCGATCCTAAAAAGGTTTCAATTGATTCAAAAGTCGGGCTTGGTTCAATCAAATTCAACGGACAAAGAAAAGCCGGTGTTATGAAAGATTTTGCTCAGGTTAGACTGGACAATCATTTTTCGGTAAACTGTGGAATGGGAAACGTTGACATTAATGTGAGGGAAATATAATGAAAAACAACAAAAAACTTTGTAAATCAAGAAACAGAATGTTGTTCGGTGTTTGCGGCGGTGTGGCGGAATATTTGGGAATTGATCCTACGGTAGTAAGATTTATAGTTGCTTTGGTGACACTTTTTACAGGGTTTTTTCCATGCGTGTTTGTTTATATTGTTGCAGCATTGATTATGCCGGAATACTCTCTTGACGACATTGATATTGACAGCCTTAAGAGGGCAAATGTTGATGAGCGTGAGGAGTTTGAACAGCGTACAAAAACTGAGTCAAATGATGATTTTGACAGTTATTTTGAGAAAAAGAAATAACAATACGAATGTATTTTACCGAACGTTAGTTAGCGGAACTTAGCGATTATAACTATCGTTCGGTAATTAATGGCCGATAGTTAAATTAAACAAAACGACCGTTCGTTAGGCAAAAGGCGTTTGTTAACGAACGGTCGTTTTGTCTAGAAGAAGGTTTGTGTGGAAAGGCACGGCAGGTGTAAATAAGTGACTGCGAATGTAAAAATGCTCCCAGTCGCCCGGTGAAGTCCAAAACCGGGCCATAAGGCCCTTGATGTGATTTTTGCAATGAAACTATAGTATGTCGCTTCGCGACAGCAAAAAATCAAATCATTTCGTCCTTCCCCGTGCTCCTTCGCGCATTTTAACTTTTGCTAACAGCAGTCTTTTTTTGAAGATGTGCCTTTCCACACAGACATTGTGTTTACCAAACGTTTGTAAATAAGTGGCAGCGAATGTAAAAATGCTCCCAGTCAGCCGGTGAAGTCCAAAACCGGGCCATAAGGCCCTTGATGTGATTTTTGCAATGAAACTATAGTATGTCGCTTCGCGACAGCAAAAAATCAAATCATTTCGTCCTTCCTCGTGCTCCTTCGCGCATTTTAACTTTTGCTAACAGTAGTCTTTTTTTTTGAAGATGTGCCTTTCCACACAGACATTGTGTTTACCAAACGTTTGTAAATAAGTGACTGCGAATGTAAAAATGCTCCCAGTCAGCCGCGGAAATTGAAAAAAAGCCATTATTGTTCTTTGTTATGATGACGTTTTTTTTCATTTGGAATATAATCTGCATGTGGAAAATTTTAATTCAGATTTGGGTGACTGGAAAAGTCGTTTTAGTGAAAAAGTACTTAATTCAGGAAAAGCATATTATGATGGCGGTAAGGTGAACGTTATTCACAATACCTACGATGAATGTTACGCAAATGTTGCCGGAACTTACATGTACCGCGTGGTGCTGCGAAGAATCGGGCCGGGAAACTGGGTGTCTACCTGTACATGTCCTTACAATCTTCCGTGTAAACATGCCGCTGCCGTTTTTTTTGCAAGGGAACGGCTTATGACTTTTTTTGAAGAAGAGACACCTGCACAAAAAAATATCCGCGATTTTTTGGGTTCGGCATATTACAGTCAGAAAAACAAAATTGATACTTTTGAAG
Proteins encoded in this window:
- a CDS encoding DUF1700 domain-containing protein — translated: MNKEEYLKQLENCIMALPAAEQKEALDYYRSFFDEAEDDQKAIDELGSPEKLAESIKEKFACVPEKKENAKKSEGKSDEGFFGSGAEHGSGECERVFYSFETASVKSVTASLSAADIRFIGGTKFSLEARGVDSSAVDCSLGGDGNLRIECKPSISGRFWNHSRSVATKPRVLITIPYGAVLDSFKLRLGAANLIGRDVEFSCGMFYIDVGCANAALGSIEAKRADIRCGMGNAEISGRLGELCNIDCGMGNVKLVLKGDPKKVSIDSKVGLGSIKFNGQRKAGVMKDFAQVRLDNHFSVNCGMGNVDINVREI
- a CDS encoding PspC domain-containing protein; this translates as MKNNKKLCKSRNRMLFGVCGGVAEYLGIDPTVVRFIVALVTLFTGFFPCVFVYIVAALIMPEYSLDDIDIDSLKRANVDEREEFEQRTKTESNDDFDSYFEKKK